TGATCCATCTCTGTGCCTTTGCCAAGCACTCCAGGTAGCTGTGCTGCTCCAGCAGGTTTAGGAAACAGTGTCTATGGAATGAGCCTCTACCTGCTCCCACCTCTCCCAGGGTCCAGGGGTAGGAAGCAGGGACCACCCCTCTGTTTGTCTGGTGACTCATGAATGATGTGACAGGCCAGTCCCTGAGCCCTTCTGGTGAGTCTACCCTCCAGCTCAGCCCTGGGAAGGGCCATGTCAGGGCAGAACCCAGCTGCCCAGTCCCTGGGGCTAAATGGAAAACCCAGAGCTGGCCTTTGGTCAGCACTTCTGTTCCCTTATACAGGGCAGAGGGGGTTTGTTTGCCCTCACAGTTCCTCTTCAGCAACACTGGAGGGCAGCATGGAGTCcatttttccaatttctttgcaGAAAATTAAGTATTAGTGGAATTCaatcttagaattttttttgcctttttttcttgccATGGCACCCTTTGCAATGACTCATGAGGAAATGACACCCACCCCATGCCAACTTCCCGGTGATGCTGGGAAGAGCATTCCTGGCCAATGGCAAACCATGGCAAAGCTCCGCTCCTCACTGGAAAGGGAGCTCAGCTCCTGGGCAGATagggagatgggggaggagggggcagcaCCTTACAGCCCAGAGTGGAGCCTGGGCCCCCTGCCCCTCGAGGCTGGGCTCTTGCTGTCAAAGGTAACCAGCCTCCTGGGAAACAACACACACCTAGATCCGGGGCCCTCATAACTCCAGCTTCCCGCACTCACCCACCTCTGCATCCCCAGCTTTCTCTCCCCACCAGCAAGCCACAGGCATGAAGGCAGGAAACCATGCTCCGGCAGAGGAACTGAGGTGTGGCTGTCCCTGAGCAGGGCTGCAGAGACACAGAGCAGGAGGCAGAATGTGGGTGCTGATATCACCCTCTCCCTGCTCCTTGTCCCCGACAACACCCTTAGGAGGAGTTGGCCTTATCTCTAGGGAGTTGTTCTCTCTGGGTTCCACCATCAGCTCAGAAGCTGCCAGGAGATCCCCCAACAGACCTGTAGACACGCCACTAGTCCCCAGCtacacccccaccaccaccgcAGGCTTTTCAAGGTGGGCCAAGATCTCCAGCAGGGTCCAGAAGTCATGGCAGCATGTTTCATTTGGGAGGTTTTATAATGAATCAGTCCCTTTGTGAAATGACCAGCCACAAActtcactccagtctctgcccaGATGTTTGCTGCTAAAAGGGGGGGGTGGGCCCCACCCTATAAATGCACATCCCCTTCCATCATCCCCTTAGCCTGCACTCTGCACCCCCTGACATCTTCCCAGGTGTTTGGACACTTTGGACCCTTCTGCTTGGAGGAGAGAGCCCCACCCCACTCTCCCAGGAGGTTCACCTGAGGGGCCATGCACAGTGCACCCTGAGCCCCCCGGGGTCCCCTTCCTCAGAAACAATAGAAGGAGTAGCTTTTTTCTGTCCCGCTGACCAGTGGGGCACCTGCCTTCCAACAGACTCAAAACGTTAGCAGAGTCCTGGTTGACGCCTCTAACTGCGATTCGGCATCcacaataaatacattaaaaaatatattaataatgaaaCATGATTTAAAGCTCCTGCAGTTCCAGTATTGTGTTTATTCCCGGAGACGCCCAGCTGGGGCATTCCCTGTTCTCTGCTCCCTGGGCACAGCCGCAGCCTCCATCCTCCTCCGCCCCTGGACCACCCAGCACCCGTGTCTCTTCTCTTGCAGCTGTGATCCCCCTGACGGATTCAGAACACAAGCTGCTGCCTCTGCACTTTGCAGTGGACCCCGGGAAGGACTGGGAGTGGGGCAAGGATGACAACGACAATGCGCGGCTGGCCCAGTAAGACCCCATCCTAGCTGGATCCCCTCTGCAAGGGCCCTACCACCTCCATGGGCCTGGGTTcttctggggagggggctggaagACGCCTGCTCCCCCTGGGGACAGGGCACTTGCCTGTGCAGGGTGGGACGCAAGCAAAGGGTTGGTTTCACGTGTGCCCTTCTCTTGCCAGCCTGATCCTGTCGCTGGAAGCCAAGCTGAACCTTCTGCATAGCTACATGAATGTGACGTGGATTCGGATCCCTTCTGAGACCAGGGTGAGCCTCGAGTGGCGGGGCCCACGGTCGCTGCGTGCCGGGAAGACCGCGGGGGCAGCCCCCTCACCAGGCTGCGTCCCCCACCCGGGAGCCCTCCACACCAGGTCCCAGCAGCCGGGACTCGGGTTTTAAGTAGCTGCGGCTGTACCCGGTGCGCGTCTGTAGGCGTGGGCTCCAGCTGAGGGATATTTGTTCCCTTATTTTCTGCAGAAGGTGAAGAATAAACACGCCCACTCCGAAAACAAGCCCCAACACACAACTCTCCACTGAGATCAGAACATGATGTGCTGCATTGAAGCAGAATTAATTATAAACAGTGGGTGGGTCCCAGGAAGAGCCAGGGAACCGAGGGCGCGATTCCATAGCAGCCCCCTCTGCCCCGCTAACAGAGGGCAGTAGCGCGGGGAGAGGGGAAGGCAGGGCGGTGGGGAAGGGGTCCAGCTCACCCCATAGAGGGGCTGTGCTGCGGCTGCTCCCAGATGCTGGGAGGGATTAACTGTAAATGTCTGTTTGGATTCACGGTGTGAACTCCCTGGGAAAGGGATGGGTTTGTCAACAATGCTTGCAAATAACTGACCCTCCCAGGCATCGGTTGAATTAGCCATAGTCAAAGGCATGACATCAGCGCGGTGCCTGGTGCCAAGCACCCAGAACATGCAGGGCACTGCACTAAGGAGGCTCATGCTTTAATCCTTACTTGTATTTAATCTTAAGAGCCCTCCAAGGGGCAGGTGTAAATACCCCCATTGTACTGATGGCACAAGTGActgccccaggccacacagctggtggTCTGGCTCCTGAGTCCTGCCTGGACTCCACACTAACATGCCCATCCCAATGCCTGGCAGTCATTCTACCAGTGTCACTGTGGATGTTCTTTCCTAGCAGCTACGTGGGGAATGGCGACAGGTGCTCCAGACCTAGAACCAGGAAGCTCTTGGGCTGGGGCTCAGCAGTGCCCCTCGTTGCCAGGGCCCTTCCAGCCTAGGGTTCCTTTCAGCCAGTGCTTCTCAGCCACTGGAGACCTCCCAGGAGCCAGCACACCCCCCTTCCCTGGGTCCAGCCTTGAACTTCCCAACCTTGGTGTCTCTGGCAAACCAGTTTGAGCCTTTTTGCTCCTCCCAAACCCAGGAAAGGAgtggaaagggaaagaaggaattgGGGGCTTGGAGGTGAGGGGCTGCCCTTGCTACTAAAGTGGTCTGGTCACAGGAGGGTCACCCCACTCTTGGACCTGCTTGGTGTGGGGCTAACATTAAGTTGGAGAGTGATGGTCCCTCTCCCAGGCTCACCCTCTGGGTGTCGGGAAAGCCCACAGTGGCATGAGCACCAGTTCCTTCCAGAGCCAGGTGCTGGCCTGAGGGTCTGCACTTTGCACTGGGACGTTGGGTCGGCATCCCCCTTCTCACCCAGGAAGGCAGTAGGCACTGCCCAtcctccccacctcctttctcAGACACTGGTCTTCCCCACCCCAGACACTGGTCTTGACTGTGTTCCCACACGGCTTGGCCCTCCCCTGGTGGGTTGACAATGACCATGAGTCTCTCCAAGGTGTTCACACTCACCCCCAGCATCTCCAACCCCCTTCTGGGAATGAGAACATCTTTTCTTCTCAGCCCACATCCCATTTTGAAATCCTTCTCACTTTAGCACTCTGAGCACGCTAGCAACCTGAGAGAGGAGCCCCTAAGATGGAACTGATTTGTCAttgctgaatgggggggggggggttgctccAAGATTAGAAAATGAGGTTTTGAGGCCAGGTTTCCACCCCCTGCCTGGAGTGAGCAAAGGCGGCTTCTTTGTAGAGAGGCGCTTTGGTGCAGGAGGGGTCTGCCAGGGGCTGGCCTGTGACTTGCAGTTTATCAAGCATCGGTCTCCTGGCCTGGAAGGCCAGAGTCTGGGCAGGGTGATTCTCTCCAAAACGGGGCTCAGAGCCAGGTGGGTCTCTGCACCCTGCATCAGGGTAAGTAGCAGGCAACCAGCGAGCCGGGTTCACCAATCAGAGCAGAGGCAGAGGGCGGGAGCCCCCAGCGTCCCCCACCGGACAGCAGAGGCAGATTGCGAGCTGTGCACAAACACCAGGGTGATCCTTTTATTACTGCAGCAGAGCAGAACACTTCAGTCCACGTCTCTTTGCTTCAACTCCACCCATTCAAGTCTGGCAGAGACCAGAGTGGCCCTAAGGGTTGGAACCCTGTGACCCGAGGCCCCCAACCGCTGCAAGCCAGCGGCGGGGTCTGTTTATCTCAGCCCTACGAGGGGGGCAGCTCTTCTCTGACCTGCTGCTTCCCCCCATTCCGGCTCTCTCCCCGCAGGCCCCGCTGGCGCAGCCGGAGTCCCCGACGGCCTCAGCGGGGGAGGACGTGCAGTCCTTGGCCGACTCGCTGGACTCGGACCGCGACTCGGTGTGCAGCAACTCCAACAGCAATAACGGCAAAAACGGCAAGGacaaggagaaggagaagcagCGCAAGGAGAAGGACAAGACCCGGGCGGACTCCGTGGCCAACAAGCTGGGCAGCTTCAGCAAGACGCTAGGCATCAAGCTGAAGAAGAACATGGGCGGCCTCGGCGGCCTGGTGCACGGCAAGATGGGCCGCGCCAACTCGGCCAACGGCAAGAACGGCGACGCGCCCGAGCGGGGCAAGGAGAAGAAGGCCAAGTCACGCAAGGGCAGCAAGGAGGAGTCGGGCGCGTCGGCCAGCACGTCGCCGTCGGAGAAGACCACGCCGTCGCCCACGGACAAGGCGGCGGGCGCGTCGCCGGCCGACAAGAGCGGCGGGCCGCGAGGCGACGCCTGGAAGTACAGCACGGACGTGAAGCTGAGCCTCAACATCCTGCGCGCCGCCATGCAGGGCGAGCGCAAGTTCATCTTCGCCGGCCTGCTGCTCACCAGCCACCGACACCAGTTCCACGAGGAGATGATCGGCTACTACCTGACGAGCGCGCAGGAGCGCTTCAGCGCCGAGCAGGAGCAGCGACGCCGAGACGCCGCAGTTGCCGCTGCCGCCGCGGCAGCAGCAGCGGCCgccgccaacaccaccaccaccgccgccGCCCCCACGGCCAAGCGGCCGCCGCGCCGACCCGACACCGAGGGCGCGCCGGGCTCCGAGCGCGCCTCGCCAGGCCCGCCGGCCGGGCCGCCCACTCAGCTGGTGCTCAAGTTCAAGGAGCGCCCGAGCCCAGCGGCGGGCGCGCGAGcggcgcgggcggcggcggcgggcggcgcGGCCTCCCCGGTTGCCGGCGGCGGTGGCGCGCGTCGCGGGGCCGCCAGCGGGCCGGTTCCCGGGCGCAGCCCGCCGGCGCCGGGGCGCCAGAGCATCATCCACGTGCAGGCGGCGGGTGCGCGGGACGAGGGGTGCGCGCCGACCGTGGGCGCGCTGCGCCCGTGCGCCACGTACCCGCAGCAGAACCGCTCGCTGTCGTCGCAGAGCTACAGCCCGGCGCgcgccaccgccgccgccaccACCACCGCCCTGCGCACCGTCAATACGGTCGAGTCGCTGGCGCGCGCCGGGCCAGGGCCGGCGACGGGTACCGAGCCCAAGTCGCAGACCTACACCAATGGCTTCGGCGCCGCCCGCGACGGCCTGGAGTTCGCCGACGCCGACGCGCCGGCCGCCTGGTCGAACGGTGAGGGCGGCCGCGGGGGCCCGGGCCCGGCGCAGCGCCGCTGCCAGCGGGAGAACTGCGCCTTCTACGGGCGCGCGGAGACCGAGCACTACTGCTCCTACTGCTACCGCGAGGAGCTGCGGCGGCGGCGCGAGCGCGAGGCGCGCGGCCCCCGGCCCTGAGCGCGCCCCCGCCGGGATGCTTTTTTCCCGTCTGtcggtgtctttttttttctcccccccctACTTTCCCAACCCCCCCTAAATTTTTACTGACCCTGGTCAACTGGACGGCCGTTGACTTCTCTGTCAGTGCTGTGTACGTGTTTGGTCAAACGTTCCTCATGGTGCCTGAACCTACACTGACGTCACTCAGGTAGCAGACGGATAGGAAACAAGTCATACTGTTGGAAGTGGGACGTGCTAGCGTAGCCTCTGCCTCGTACCTGTGGAAACCCAATAGCCATTGCAAGAGTATTTTTGTTCCTCcctaagagaaataaagaaatgtgcAGCCCTTGGTTTTTAGCAGGGGGTGTTTTAcagtctccccctccccaccccctctgctTTCCCTGACCTTGGCGACTGGCCTCTTCCCCGGAGAGGGGTCCTGGCGCGCGGGGTTTAGACACCCGCGCGCAGCCTGAGACTGCCGTGACAGCGTCCTCTCCGGGGTCCTTGGAGGAAAGGAGGCGCTTTGGTGATTACTGTGGCCCCTTAGGAACCCGCGGCTCCATTTCATAAGCAAAAAGCTCCTCCCGCAGCCATCTGGCCCGAGCAACCTTCACACTGCCATCCCAGCGGCGAGGGTCCGTAAGAATGGGCACCATACAACCTACCTCGCAGGGTGTGGGGAAGTGTAGGGGTCGCTCTCGGGGCCGGCCGGGGAGCTCGGGTGACAGCTTGCCAAAGACACCTTGGAGTCACAAAGGCAAGTTTCGTAACTCGCAAATGAGAAGTTTCCCGTAGACAAATGAATAGGACAGCCGTCTCACGTTCCTCGTTAGAAGACGCATCCACAGTGAACTGAAGCTGGagagccccccccccctccaGGAAGTATTCGGGGGCCCAAGGAGAGGGACAAGGAATTGACCGCGGGGTCACTGTGTGTATGCCCCCACTAGGCTGCTTTGAAATCCGGCCCGTGCCTCTTTCCAAAGGGAAGGGGCCGGGGGAGCCGAGGGAAGGAAACCTGCTCCCCACCTCCTCGTGCCCGTTTTGTCCAAACGTGGCATCCTcccctggggcagggaggggccgcTTCGGGTTCCCTCACACATTGAGCGAGCTGCCTGACACCCCCAAGCAGTCCCTTTTTTGGTGCCTCATACATTTcttgaggaaaaacaaaattaatgtgTCCTTAGCTTACCCAGTTTTGAGCAGCAATATGCAGCTTCTTCCTTCCAAGATTACCTCTGGCGAATACCGTTTTGGCCAAGAACACTGAGGAGCTAAAAACCTGCCTCGCTAAAGATCTTGTTTCCATGACATACAGAAAAGATGGGTGAAATCCTCACTAACAGATGAAATACTTTAAAACCTGTGAGAGCCTTAgaacagcctctaacaatggtaAGAAAGATAGAAAACCTGGCTTTGCTGTGAGGGTATCATCAGAAAATGGCGGGAGGTTGACCATCTCTTCATCAGAGCCAGCTTCTCCTTGTCCAGAAAGGATGCTTTTTTCCCCCTCACAAAGAACAGCaacagcaaaaaaggaaaaaaaagaaaagaaaaatggggaggggATTTTTTAAACTTGTTTGAAGAATTATAATAAAAGAATTGAGTATTTCCTGTGagtaattcctttatttttaaattaccccACAGCACGTGGCGTTTTCAGTAATTTATTCAAGTTTTGTATAAGTGGTTCCTGAAATCAGAATTATTTATCAAGTAGAATCTTTAAGAAGTATTCTGAAAGGTTTGCTTTTTGTGCTGAATGATACTTAAAGTATGGTATTTAGTAACATTGATGTCCCTCTTgtttcttttattagaaaaaaatgcaggtttttgagttttttgttgttttgttttggtttgggtttgggtttgggttgttTAAATCTCTTGTCGAGAGGATGTGTTTGTCCAGCTCTTTGGAACTGGTTCTCCATGTCATGCCAAGCAACTGCTTTGCTACCCAAAGCTGTTGGGGTCACAGAAAGTGTCACTTTGACTGTAGCCACCAGCTCCTCCTCGTGCCCCATACTCAGAGGATTCAGACAGCCACCCTTAAATACTTAAATGTGATTTCAGAAACCAAACTCATACACACAAGAAGTCAAGttcatgtttctttaaaaaatgtttcccaGTTTAACAGCCAACCTGAAATTTCCAAAACTGGCTATGcaaatatttcaattttctcTTGTGTTccgccacatttttaaaaaaaaggcaaaccaaaaataaaaaattggatCCGTTGTCATAGAGGAAAATCTTCCAAACCAGGCAGAGTAATACCTGTGGGTTATCAAAAAACAGTGACCTGTCTTGTGTCCTTGAATTTCACAgtaaactccccacccccatctgatGTGCTATGAATAAGATCTGAGGTGCAGCAATGACCACACCTTCACCTCCTCTCACCATGTGAAAGCCACGTGTATTGAGTATATTCTGTTTTTAGATTTTATGCTTACGATTTTTCAGCTCCAGCACGAGGCAGGCTAAAAGTGCCAGCCGCCTGCCGATGCAACACATTGTGACTCAGTCCACACACTTAAGAGTACCTCTTTCCTTTTGTGAGGGAGTTGATCCATCTTTCCActaaacagtatttaaaaaaaaaaaaaaagtcagagagcCTGTTGTCTTACTAAATTTATTAGTACCATGCACCAACTGGACCAGGTTAGTTTTTCAGGCTCGGCGGGAACCATAAAAAAATTACTGTGTTGTTTCCCTGTTCACTAAGGGGCCCCCCAATACTCTCCTATGATTTGGGGGACCTTTGTGGAGCAGGGAAAGGAAGATGGTTGCAAGCAATGGAGAAGTGAAAGAAGGCGAGTCTTGATTCTAGAAAGGCAGTGAGCACCCCAGGACATGCATCCCTGCCACCATCTGAGGGCTGGATTTGGGGCGTGGTGACCAGCCCTGTCGTGAGAACCTTCTCATCTGAACCGGCCAGACTCCCCTTTTCAAGAAAGACAGATATCTCTAAGGGACAGCCAGGTTCCCCGTGGGTCCCAACTAGTTCTAAACCCAGTGGAAGTCAATTCCAATAATCCACTTGCTATTTCTTACACGTGGTACCTGGGTATATGACTTTTTTAAACAGTGTGTCATTAAAGGAAGATGTTTTTAAGTGTATTCTGTTTgtagattttatgctgttatgTTACAGTTTTACAAGCCAAGTTTCAGTCATcctatagaaattatttttatattattttcagaaTATGCCACAGAGCAATATTTTGAGCCCTTACCTTGGGCGGGTAAATTTAGGTGGGAAGGGACTCTGCTTTCTGCTGGTTGTGGAAATACCTTCTGAAAGTGGGAATGTATAAATGTCTACTTTTTATTCCagagcttgattttttttttctatttatggaTTTCGGTACTGTACCTCTCTGCTTAAATGAATAACTTTATATTCACAAAGTTACTGTGTATTTCCACCCAGTGGGCTCAAGCAGGTTACCGAAGACTTTGAatctattactttaaaaatataatcttttcCAGAAGTATTTAATTTATTGAATTCTAGTAGCTTACTGTCAGGAATTTGGCAACTCAAGATAAAAGGACTCTGCATCCCTAGATGTGCACATCTGGGTGTTGAAATCTTCCAGGCAGCACCTATCTTTGTCCCTGGGGAAGGGGCTGTGGATACATCATTTTcagctccctccccctcctcacccTCCACTTAGCTTCCACAAACttattttgcaaattattttgCAAAGATAAATTCACCCTCTAAAAATACATTTCACCTTAGTAAGGAAAAAGGGCTGTCCCGATCAGTGGTGGGAAATTTGTGccagaaaacaaaaactatgACTTTGCCAAACCCGTGTGTCATTTATGTTTACTAAGAGATCCAGAGTAAAAGATGGAGGCAGCTATTGCATGTTTGGGGTTCCTTTCTTCATAGCGTGATTCTTCTCATCTCGGTGTGGACTTGCTGAGTTAAGTTCCTtgagtgctttctttttttctttctctttatgctTCTAACAAATGAGACAAATGTGCATTTTCTTGGCTGCAGTGAGCCCTGCCTCATTAGACCTGGGTGGCTCGGGCATGTAGCTCCCCTTTGAAGGTGGCACCTTCCGGCTGAGGGGTCGACTAAAAACAAGTCCACCACAGAAAGGGCAGGTGCTCACTGCACCAGGAGCAGGCAGCCCCTTCCAAAATGCCTTAAAGTGATGGCTCTCTGGAGACctctgggcaccatcaccttcCCCTTTAATCTGAGTACAAAccctgtctttctcctccaggtggCCCGTTCTGGTATGCTCGCTCTCCAGGGCAGTGGGCAGTGACAGGGCCACTCAGCTTTGTTGCTATCTAATTCAATTCCACCTCCAGTCCCTGTGCCTACTTCACAGCCTGCCAGCCAAGTGAGGGCAGGCGATCCGCCGGGCAGGGCACGGTGGGAGAGTCTGGCCATGCTGCCTTTTTGACACAGGAACACAGCGGTGGGTCAAGGTTAATTCATCCTAGAGAGACCAGCCCGTGCCAAGGTTCAGCATTGCACAGCTGGTGGCCAGGTCCCCTCAGACACTCACCCCGGGAGGTCCCTGGCTGCCGCATAGGGCAGCTCCAAGGTGGACAGTGTACGAAGATTTTCATGATGCCTCAAAGCAGTGTGTGAAATGGCCTGTTTGCAGTTACACAGGGAGCTTCTTGCCCTAAACATCCCTCGGGGGTCTGCCTGGCCCCTGATCCTTTGGGGTgacccttcccacccccacctcctgccccacACCCCTACAGAGAAAAGCCAGGGAAATAACCCACCTGCACCCCTCAGAAGGCTGGGGGATCCCCATGTGCAGTGGGAAGACGCTTGTCACAATCCTGCTGAACTGAAAACCCGCAGGGACATCACAGAAGCCATTCTCTTTAAGCAGGGCTGGGAATGTTactgtttctatttattttgcaaaatggttTATTGAAACttgcattttgctattttattcttGAAAATGAAAGAGCCTCACCGACCCTAATTATGTATATACAAAATGGTGCGCATTGCTTATCCTTTTTATCCCCCTAGCAAGCATctcaagaaaacataaatatatatatatataattgattgATATATATCAGttcattttacatatatacacatcaGTTCATTTAACACAGGCAAGGAGTACCGGTTGGTTTTAATGGTAAATATAGACTGAATCTGCTCAAAACCAAAGTAACCTGTTTA
The Choloepus didactylus isolate mChoDid1 chromosome 4, mChoDid1.pri, whole genome shotgun sequence DNA segment above includes these coding regions:
- the OTUD7A gene encoding OTU domain-containing protein 7A isoform X3; its protein translation is MSSYCSLEGKNWDLTAALSDYEELRQVHTANLPQVFNEGRCPRPPAREAAQPGHKAERPCLQRQDDIAQEKRLSRGISHASSAIVSLARSHVASECNNEQFPLEMPIYTFQLPDLSVYSEDFRSFIERDLIEQATMVALEQAGRLNWWSTVCTSCKRLLPLATTGDGNCLLHAASLGMWGFHDRDLVLRKALYTMMRTGAEREALKRRWRWQQTQQNKESGLVYTEEEWEREWTELLKLASSEPRTHFSKNGGSGGGVDNSKDPVYESLEEFHVFVLAHILRRPIVVVADTMLRDSGGEAFAPIPFGGIYLPLEVPPNRCHCSPLVLAYDQAHFSALVSMEQRDQQREQAVIPLTDSEHKLLPLHFAVDPGKDWEWGKDDNDNARLAHLILSLEAKLNLLHSYMNVTWIRIPSETRAPLAQPESPTASAGEDVQSLADSLDSDRDSVCSNSNSNNGKNGKDKEKEKQRKEKDKTRADSVANKLGSFSKTLGIKLKKNMGGLGGLVHGKMGRANSANGKNGDAPERGKEKKAKSRKGSKEESGASASTSPSEKTTPSPTDKAAGASPADKSGGPRGDAWKYSTDVKLSLNILRAAMQGERKFIFAGLLLTSHRHQFHEEMIGYYLTSAQERFSAEQEQRRRDAAVAAAAAAAAAAAANTTTTAAAPTAKRPPRRPDTEGAPGSERASPGPPAGPPTQLVLKFKERPSPAAGARAARAAAAGGAASPVAGGGGARRGAASGPVPGRSPPAPGRQSIIHVQAAGARDEGCAPTVGALRPCATYPQQNRSLSSQSYSPARATAAATTTALRTVNTVESLARAGPGPATGTEPKSQTYTNGFGAARDGLEFADADAPAAWSNGEGGRGGPGPAQRRCQRENCAFYGRAETEHYCSYCYREELRRRREREARGPRP
- the OTUD7A gene encoding OTU domain-containing protein 7A isoform X1, whose translation is MVSSLLPNPTSAECWAALLHDPMTLDMDAVLSDFVRSTGAEPGLARDLLEGKNWDLTAALSDYEELRQVHTANLPQVFNEGRCPRPPAREAAQPGHKAERPCLQRQDDIAQEKRLSRGISHASSAIVSLARSHVASECNNEQFPLEMPIYTFQLPDLSVYSEDFRSFIERDLIEQATMVALEQAGRLNWWSTVCTSCKRLLPLATTGDGNCLLHAASLGMWGFHDRDLVLRKALYTMMRTGAEREALKRRWRWQQTQQNKESGLVYTEEEWEREWTELLKLASSEPRTHFSKNGGSGGGVDNSKDPVYESLEEFHVFVLAHILRRPIVVVADTMLRDSGGEAFAPIPFGGIYLPLEVPPNRCHCSPLVLAYDQAHFSALVSMEQRDQQREQAVIPLTDSEHKLLPLHFAVDPGKDWEWGKDDNDNARLAHLILSLEAKLNLLHSYMNVTWIRIPSETRAPLAQPESPTASAGEDVQSLADSLDSDRDSVCSNSNSNNGKNGKDKEKEKQRKEKDKTRADSVANKLGSFSKTLGIKLKKNMGGLGGLVHGKMGRANSANGKNGDAPERGKEKKAKSRKGSKEESGASASTSPSEKTTPSPTDKAAGASPADKSGGPRGDAWKYSTDVKLSLNILRAAMQGERKFIFAGLLLTSHRHQFHEEMIGYYLTSAQERFSAEQEQRRRDAAVAAAAAAAAAAAANTTTTAAAPTAKRPPRRPDTEGAPGSERASPGPPAGPPTQLVLKFKERPSPAAGARAARAAAAGGAASPVAGGGGARRGAASGPVPGRSPPAPGRQSIIHVQAAGARDEGCAPTVGALRPCATYPQQNRSLSSQSYSPARATAAATTTALRTVNTVESLARAGPGPATGTEPKSQTYTNGFGAARDGLEFADADAPAAWSNGEGGRGGPGPAQRRCQRENCAFYGRAETEHYCSYCYREELRRRREREARGPRP
- the OTUD7A gene encoding OTU domain-containing protein 7A isoform X2, coding for MKFYHAGICQGKNWDLTAALSDYEELRQVHTANLPQVFNEGRCPRPPAREAAQPGHKAERPCLQRQDDIAQEKRLSRGISHASSAIVSLARSHVASECNNEQFPLEMPIYTFQLPDLSVYSEDFRSFIERDLIEQATMVALEQAGRLNWWSTVCTSCKRLLPLATTGDGNCLLHAASLGMWGFHDRDLVLRKALYTMMRTGAEREALKRRWRWQQTQQNKESGLVYTEEEWEREWTELLKLASSEPRTHFSKNGGSGGGVDNSKDPVYESLEEFHVFVLAHILRRPIVVVADTMLRDSGGEAFAPIPFGGIYLPLEVPPNRCHCSPLVLAYDQAHFSALVSMEQRDQQREQAVIPLTDSEHKLLPLHFAVDPGKDWEWGKDDNDNARLAHLILSLEAKLNLLHSYMNVTWIRIPSETRAPLAQPESPTASAGEDVQSLADSLDSDRDSVCSNSNSNNGKNGKDKEKEKQRKEKDKTRADSVANKLGSFSKTLGIKLKKNMGGLGGLVHGKMGRANSANGKNGDAPERGKEKKAKSRKGSKEESGASASTSPSEKTTPSPTDKAAGASPADKSGGPRGDAWKYSTDVKLSLNILRAAMQGERKFIFAGLLLTSHRHQFHEEMIGYYLTSAQERFSAEQEQRRRDAAVAAAAAAAAAAAANTTTTAAAPTAKRPPRRPDTEGAPGSERASPGPPAGPPTQLVLKFKERPSPAAGARAARAAAAGGAASPVAGGGGARRGAASGPVPGRSPPAPGRQSIIHVQAAGARDEGCAPTVGALRPCATYPQQNRSLSSQSYSPARATAAATTTALRTVNTVESLARAGPGPATGTEPKSQTYTNGFGAARDGLEFADADAPAAWSNGEGGRGGPGPAQRRCQRENCAFYGRAETEHYCSYCYREELRRRREREARGPRP